The following proteins come from a genomic window of Coffea arabica cultivar ET-39 chromosome 11c, Coffea Arabica ET-39 HiFi, whole genome shotgun sequence:
- the LOC140016772 gene encoding probable serine/threonine-protein kinase PBL3 — MGNCLGSSARVDATLSSHTLPASETLRIPSKTSNSSAPSTLTLPSYSGKSGSFDSIPTPRSEFEILSSPHVKSFPFSELRNATRNFRPDSLLGEGGFGYVFKGWIDEQTLTPSKPGSGMVIAVKKLKPEGFQGHKEWLTEVNYLGQLHHPNLVKLIGYCSEGDNRLLVYEFMPKGSLENHLFRRGAQPLPWATRMRVAIGAARGLAFLHDAEEQVIYRDFKASNILLDSEFNAKLSDFGLAKAGPTGDRTHVSTQVMGTHGYAAPEYIATGRLSAKSDVYSFGVVLLELLSGRRAVDKGKVGVEQNLVDWAKPYLGDKRKLFRIMDTKLEGQYPQKGAFTAANLAMQCLNPDPKVRPRMTDVLTALEDLPSPKSLKHSPSEYQASPDPARHSLKQNRSPLNMTPCASPLPTQLKSPRVR; from the exons ATGGGAAATTGCTTAGGTTCTTCAGCAAGAGTTGATGCCACGCTTAGCTCCCACACCCTTCCTG CTTCAGAGACATTGAGAATCCCCAGCAAGACTAGCAATTCCTCTGCACCTTCAACTCTAACACTTCCATCGTACAGTGGAAAAAGCGGTAGTTTTGACAGTATTCCTACTCCAAGATCCGAATTTGAGATATTGTCATCCCCCCATGTTAAATCTTTTCCATTTAGTGAGCTGAGGAATGCAACAAGAAATTTCCGACCTGACAGTCTTCTTGGGGAAGGTGGATTTGGTTATGTCTTTAAAGGATGGATTGATGAGCAGACTCTTACTCCTTCAAAGCCTGGCTCTGGAATGGTCATTGCTGTCAAGAAACTGAAGCCCGAGGGTTTCCAAGGCCACAAAGAGTGGTTG ACAGAAGTCAATTATCTGGGGCAACTTCATCACCCAAATCTTGTCAAGCTCATTGGGTATTGCTCAGAAGGTGACAATCGGCTTTTGGTTTATGAGTTCATGCCGAAAGGAAGCTTGGAGAACCACTTATTTAGAA GAGGAGCGCAACCTCTCCCTTGGGCTACAAGAATGAGGGTGGCAATTGGTGCTGCCAGAGGCCTTGCTTTCCTGCACGATGCTGAGGAACAAGTGATATATAGAGATTTTAAGGCGTCTAACATTCTTTTAGACTCG GAATTCAATGCAAAGTTGTCTGACTTTGGCTTGGCCAAGGCAGGGCCAACTGGTGATAGGACTCATGTATCCACCCAAGTTATGGGAACACACGGCTATGCTGCACCAGAATACATTGCTACAG GTCGACTCTCGGCAAAAAGTGATGTCTACAGCTTTGGAGTGGTTTTGCTTGAATTGTTATCTGGACGTCGTGCTGTTGATAAAGGCAAGGTTGGTGTGGAGCAGAATCTGGTGGACTGGGCAAAACCATATTTAGGTGACAAGAGAAAATTGTTTAGAATAATGGACACAAAATTGGAAGGCCAGTACCCTCAGAAAGGAGCATTTACAGCTGCTAACCTTGCCATGCAGTGCCTGAACCCCGACCCAAAAGTTAGGCCACGCATGACCGATGTTCTAACTGCACTAGAAGATCTCCCAAGCcctaaaagtttaaaacactctCCATCAGAGTATCAAGCATCGCCTGACCCTGCTCGCCATTCTCTGAAACAAAATCGTTCACCCCTGAATATGACTCCTTGTGCTTCCCCTTTGCCCACTCAACTGAAGTCCCCACGCGTGAGATGA